The DNA segment GGAAACCAAAGTGGTGGAAGGCAACCGCACCCGCAACCAGGCGTTTGAAGGCGTGGTCATCGCCTTGAACGGCTCGGGCAGCCGCAAGAGCTTCACCGTCCGCAAGATCTCGTTCGGTGAGGGCGTGGAGCGCGTGTTCCCCTTCAGCAGCCCGCTGCTGGCCAAGGTCACCGTGCTGGAGCGCGGCAAGGTCCGCCGCGCCAAGCTGTACTACCTGCGCGATCTGCGTGGCAAGGCCGCCCGTATCAAGAGCGACCGCAGCCGCGTGATGAAGGACGCCGAGGTCAGCAAGGCCGCCAGGGCCAGCAAGCAGGCTGCCGATCAGGCCGCCGCCTCCCAGGCTGCCGAAGCTGCTGCTGCGCCCGCCGCGCAGACCGAAGCCGCCCCCGAAACCCAGGGCGAATAAACCCCGGAATTCAGGATAAGCCGCCCGCCCTTTGTGGTGGGCGGTTTTTTTGTGGCTTGGCGTTCAGGTCCGCGTGTACCGGCCCTGACCCTCACTCCTTTTACAGGGGCAAGGAGGGCTGCGCGGCTCTACCTGGGAATCAAGTCGCCCACATCCACCTGCGGCAGGGACGGTCCCAGCGTGACGAACCGCTCGGCGCGGGGTTCGTTCGTCTCGCCGTAGATGCCGTTGCTGTCGCGGTCCCGGCCCCCGACGACGCTGAAATTGCCGTCTCCCAGATAGGCGCTGAAGTTGCCCAGGGCGTCCATGGGGGGCTGAAAGACCAGCCCGCGCGAATCCTGAAGGCGCAGGCCCAGCGTGTCGCTGATGGCGG comes from the Deinococcus sp. AJ005 genome and includes:
- the rplS gene encoding 50S ribosomal protein L19, which gives rise to MSNIKVNRGAILRAVEQPHIKTDHPEFRPGDTVRVETKVVEGNRTRNQAFEGVVIALNGSGSRKSFTVRKISFGEGVERVFPFSSPLLAKVTVLERGKVRRAKLYYLRDLRGKAARIKSDRSRVMKDAEVSKAARASKQAADQAAASQAAEAAAAPAAQTEAAPETQGE